From Sporosarcina sp. Te-1, the proteins below share one genomic window:
- the mreD gene encoding rod shape-determining protein MreD, whose translation MSRFIIPLLAVCLFFLEPVFSLFSPIDIGGSEYTLVPRFVIIYLIFLAVYYNQKRAILFGLGLGLLYDMYHIDIIGVYTFLYPLVCYLGALLIRQVHRHIVTVMFLSVLLIVLLELLSYFFASLIALTSISMDEFVIRRLVPTMIANAIFIGMFGWLFKKLMTGRGLQQQAGS comes from the coding sequence ATGAGCCGGTTCATCATCCCTCTGCTTGCAGTCTGTCTCTTTTTCTTGGAGCCTGTCTTCAGTTTGTTTTCCCCGATTGACATAGGGGGTTCGGAATATACCCTGGTTCCCCGTTTTGTCATCATTTATCTCATTTTCCTCGCAGTCTATTACAATCAAAAACGAGCCATCCTATTTGGTTTAGGACTTGGACTCTTGTATGATATGTATCACATTGATATTATTGGAGTATATACTTTTTTATATCCGTTGGTCTGCTATCTCGGTGCGTTGCTCATACGCCAAGTACATCGTCATATTGTTACTGTGATGTTCTTATCGGTACTTCTCATCGTTTTACTTGAATTGCTATCTTACTTCTTTGCCAGTCTTATTGCCTTGACATCCATCAGTATGGATGAATTTGTTATAAGGCGGCTAGTGCCGACGATGATTGCCAATGCCATTTTTATTGGTATGTTCGGCTGGTTGTTTAAAAAATTGATGACCGGAAGAGGGTTGCAACAACAGGCCGGATCATAA
- the radC gene encoding DNA repair protein RadC, translating to MIRDVHVSDRPRERLIRQGASSLSNQELIAILLRTGTKEESVLMLANRILKSFDKIQDLRDATIEEMMAVKGVGQAKAVQILAAVEIGKRLYQKHTEGKYTIRSPEDAAAYLMTDMASLQQEHFVALFLNVKNEVLHKQTVFIGSLNSSIVHPREIFREAVKRSAASIIVAHNHPSGHPTPSPEDIEVTKRLVEAGSIVGIELLDHVIIGDHRFISLKEKGYM from the coding sequence ATGATTCGAGATGTCCATGTATCGGACAGGCCAAGGGAAAGATTGATCCGACAAGGGGCAAGCAGTCTGTCGAACCAAGAGCTGATTGCCATTTTGCTGCGGACCGGAACTAAAGAGGAATCCGTGCTGATGCTTGCGAACCGGATATTAAAGTCTTTTGATAAAATCCAGGACTTGCGTGATGCCACCATCGAGGAAATGATGGCTGTCAAAGGGGTCGGGCAAGCGAAAGCGGTACAGATATTAGCTGCTGTGGAAATTGGCAAAAGATTATACCAGAAACATACGGAAGGGAAATATACCATTCGGTCGCCGGAAGATGCGGCCGCTTACTTAATGACGGATATGGCTTCTTTGCAGCAAGAACATTTTGTCGCGTTATTTTTAAATGTGAAGAATGAAGTCCTTCATAAACAGACGGTATTTATTGGCAGTTTGAACTCTTCGATTGTACATCCGCGGGAGATTTTCCGGGAAGCGGTCAAGCGATCTGCCGCATCAATCATTGTCGCGCATAATCACCCGTCAGGCCATCCGACACCGTCTCCGGAAGACATCGAAGTGACAAAACGATTAGTCGAAGCAGGGTCTATTGTAGGCATTGAATTACTGGATCATGTCATCATCGGGGACCATCGTTTTATTAGTCTAAAAGAGAAAGGGTATATGTGA
- the mreC gene encoding rod shape-determining protein MreC — MPRFFSNKRLILLLVGVIVLVALISFSLKDRRNATIPEQIVKDVVGFGQSLFSKPAHYITGTIEKIDGILNTYEENKQLKARLQEYASNQAELADVKAENKRLKELIGKTDDMRAFDPIQATVISRNPDQWEEKVIVDRGSTSGVELDMAVTTAKGLVGKVVNVTKTNATVELLSTENRNFRVAAVIPGETSVFGLIEGYDPDRRELIMKRIDSSFDVKVGAKVESSGLGGIFPKGLYIGEVTEVSTDDYGLTKLAYIRPAADFSMLDHVIIAKRKTEEYKYGTDTESSTEEQGEDES, encoded by the coding sequence ATGCCGCGATTTTTTTCAAATAAACGATTGATATTATTGCTCGTTGGCGTCATCGTGCTTGTGGCATTGATTTCATTCTCCCTGAAGGATCGCAGAAATGCTACGATCCCTGAACAGATAGTGAAAGATGTTGTCGGCTTCGGACAATCCTTATTTTCGAAGCCGGCGCACTATATTACGGGTACAATCGAAAAGATTGACGGGATATTGAATACATATGAGGAAAACAAGCAACTGAAAGCAAGATTGCAAGAATATGCTTCCAATCAAGCGGAGCTGGCGGATGTCAAAGCTGAAAACAAACGGCTGAAAGAGCTGATTGGAAAAACAGATGACATGCGGGCGTTTGATCCGATCCAGGCGACCGTCATCTCGCGAAATCCCGATCAATGGGAAGAGAAGGTCATCGTCGACCGTGGATCTACGAGCGGAGTGGAATTGGACATGGCGGTCACAACAGCGAAAGGGCTTGTCGGAAAAGTTGTCAATGTGACGAAGACAAATGCGACAGTTGAACTTCTTTCGACAGAAAACCGCAACTTCCGAGTAGCAGCCGTCATCCCCGGTGAAACGTCTGTTTTTGGATTAATTGAAGGGTATGATCCGGATCGGAGAGAATTGATCATGAAACGGATTGATTCGAGTTTTGATGTCAAAGTAGGAGCGAAAGTGGAATCTTCCGGATTAGGCGGCATTTTCCCGAAAGGGCTGTACATCGGAGAAGTGACTGAAGTGTCGACTGATGACTATGGATTGACGAAACTGGCCTATATCCGGCCTGCAGCTGATTTTTCGATGCTCGATCATGTCATTATCGCGAAACGGAAAACGGAAGAATATAAGTACGGTACGGATACGGAGAGTTCGACGGAAGAACAGGGGGAGGATGAATCATGA
- a CDS encoding rod shape-determining protein: MFGLGSRDVGIDLGTANTLVFIKGKGIVLREPSVVAKNTVTNEIVAVGSAAKNMIGRTPGSIVATRPMKDGVIADFEITTAMIEHYMKEATKAAGSAWKKPNVMVCVPYGITSVEQRAVIDAARQAGAKDAFTIEEPFAAAIGANLPVWEPTGSMVVDIGGGTTEVAVISLGGIVTSESIRVGGDSMDGAIISYIRKTYNLTIGERTAEAIKIEIGSARVTNKADKMEIRGRDLLTGLPKTLEITSDEIVEALRESITQIIEGVKKTLEATPPELSADVMERGIVLTGGGALLQNLDKVISDETNMPVFIAEDPLDCVAIGTGKALDNFDVIKKMQAK; encoded by the coding sequence TTGTTTGGATTAGGTTCAAGAGATGTCGGGATTGACCTTGGCACAGCTAATACATTAGTTTTCATCAAAGGAAAAGGGATTGTTCTTCGGGAACCATCCGTCGTAGCGAAAAATACAGTGACAAATGAAATTGTGGCAGTCGGAAGCGCAGCCAAGAATATGATCGGTCGTACTCCGGGTTCCATTGTAGCGACGCGTCCCATGAAGGATGGAGTCATCGCAGACTTTGAAATTACGACAGCGATGATCGAACATTATATGAAAGAGGCGACAAAAGCAGCAGGCAGCGCCTGGAAAAAGCCGAATGTTATGGTTTGTGTCCCTTATGGCATTACATCTGTCGAACAGCGCGCCGTCATTGACGCGGCGAGACAAGCTGGGGCGAAAGATGCATTTACGATTGAAGAGCCGTTTGCAGCAGCAATCGGGGCAAATTTGCCTGTTTGGGAACCTACGGGAAGTATGGTCGTCGATATAGGTGGCGGTACAACAGAGGTAGCGGTCATTTCATTAGGCGGCATCGTGACGAGTGAATCGATCCGTGTCGGCGGAGACTCCATGGATGGAGCGATTATCAGTTACATACGCAAAACATACAATTTGACGATCGGTGAACGGACTGCAGAAGCGATCAAGATTGAAATCGGTTCCGCACGCGTTACAAACAAGGCGGATAAAATGGAAATCCGAGGCCGTGATTTGTTGACGGGATTGCCGAAGACACTTGAAATCACATCAGACGAAATTGTAGAAGCATTGCGTGAGTCCATTACACAAATCATTGAAGGTGTAAAAAAGACGTTGGAAGCGACGCCGCCTGAATTGTCAGCGGACGTTATGGAACGCGGTATCGTCTTGACCGGCGGTGGCGCATTGCTGCAAAACTTGGATAAAGTGATTTCAGATGAAACGAACATGCCAGTTTTCATTGCCGAAGATCCGCTTGATTGTGTTGCGATCGGTACAGGCAAGGCATTGGACAATTTTGACGTCATTAAAAAGATGCAAGCGAAATAA